In Temnothorax longispinosus isolate EJ_2023e chromosome 2, Tlon_JGU_v1, whole genome shotgun sequence, one DNA window encodes the following:
- the LOC139825332 gene encoding LOW QUALITY PROTEIN: uncharacterized protein (The sequence of the model RefSeq protein was modified relative to this genomic sequence to represent the inferred CDS: deleted 2 bases in 1 codon; substituted 1 base at 1 genomic stop codon), giving the protein MRAHLTRNLMQVCRAEDDRVTPVVPXSCCRIDIKGPCYHDPLQLPNPEDSHPIYESLDTRGCLAAMKAIVNGTLYSSIALIARSLRLADTYPIFDAINTRTVQYERSHTSRTAIRVKHLLSRVLQVGVAALSTFDFTAARNAAALDRIRWSPHCPDSSHGCPDFGNAAGPNLWQIERARAPVARTRDRPRIKSIGDK; this is encoded by the exons ATGCGAGCGCATCTTACACGGAATTTGATGCAGGTATGCCGAGCAGAGGACGATCGTGTGACGCCAGTGGTACCCTAAAGCTGTTGTCGAATCGACATAAAGGGGCCTTGCTATCATGATCCCCTTCAGCTGCCAAATCCTGAGGAC TCCCATCCCATCTACGAGAGTCTCGACACTCGAGGCTGTCTCGCGGCCATGAAAGCCATTGTAAATGGGACACTCTATTCCTCGATTGCGCTAATCGCCCGTTCTCTTCGTCTTGCAGATACGTACCCAATATTCGACGCAATAAACACGCGGACAGTTCAATACGAACGTTCG catacgtcaCGTACAGCGATACGCGTAAAACATTTGCTCTCTCGCGTACTTCAAGTTGGCGTGGCCGCGCTGTCGACGTTCGATTTTACTGCCGCGAGAAATGCAGCGGCGCTCGATCGGATTCGATGGAGTCCGCATTGCCCGGATAGCTCCCACGGCTGTCCGGATTTTGGGAATGCCGCCGGACCTAATCTCTGGCAGATCGAGCGAGCGCGGGCTCCGGTAGCGCGCACGCGAGACCGTCCGCGAATCAAATCAATCGGTGACAAATAG